From the Methanomassiliicoccales archaeon genome, one window contains:
- a CDS encoding sodium-translocating pyrophosphatase, whose amino-acid sequence MDTLLYIIPLAGVVGLLFAGYLTWSIFRKDTGTPEMREISDAIRVGAMAYLARQYKTIGIISIILAIIISAGIRLEVGVAFLMGAFFSALSGYIGMYVSVNSNIRTASAARRTLDEALKISFRGGAVSGLAVVSLSLLGVAGVIFLYEMFFGLKDALFYAVGYAFGASFAALFAQLGGGIYTKAADVGADLVGKVEAGIPEDDPRNPAVIADLVGDNVGDCAGRGADLFESTAAENIGAMIIGLSIFLFVKNTTGQEQYGWIFFPLVVRALGVFAAIIGIMAVRMRNEEEHPMRALNRGYYLSCVLAAIFFYIAVDSMLGSIEYFYCGLVGIALSIIIVYITQYYTSGEWRPVREIAKSSETGPATNIITGFSVALETTAMPVIAIGIALLAAYQLGVMAAPEGSGTFIYGIYGTAVATMGMLATCAFILAEDTFGPITDNAGGIVEMSDQPEDIRKRTDRLDAVGNTTKALTKGYAMGSAALAAFLLFAAYFEEVAKLMNDKLGSGTLTLADVFHVDIASPPVFVGAFIGAMLVFLFASLAIRAVGKAAYNMISEVRRQFREIPGLLEGKAKPDYAKCVDISTKGALKAMVLPGILPVVVPVTFGLILRALGYSEAVQAVGALLMVGTISGVLMATLMNNGGGAWDNAKKYIEAGHHGGKGTPAHAAAVVGDTVGDPFKDTAGPSLHVLVKLLSTITLVFAALFVV is encoded by the coding sequence ATGGACACTTTGTTATACATAATACCATTGGCAGGCGTTGTTGGACTATTGTTCGCAGGATACCTGACGTGGAGCATCTTCAGAAAAGACACTGGCACACCAGAAATGCGGGAGATTAGCGATGCGATACGAGTCGGAGCGATGGCATATTTAGCAAGACAGTACAAGACAATTGGGATAATCAGCATTATACTTGCAATAATTATTTCGGCAGGAATCAGACTCGAGGTCGGCGTGGCGTTTCTCATGGGTGCGTTCTTCTCTGCATTATCGGGATACATAGGAATGTACGTTTCAGTCAATTCAAACATCAGGACTGCAAGCGCTGCAAGAAGGACTTTAGATGAAGCTCTCAAGATCTCATTTCGAGGAGGAGCTGTTTCGGGCCTTGCCGTTGTGTCATTGAGCCTTTTGGGAGTTGCAGGTGTAATCTTTCTCTATGAAATGTTCTTCGGATTGAAAGATGCCTTGTTTTACGCAGTTGGCTATGCATTCGGTGCAAGTTTTGCAGCACTTTTTGCCCAGCTGGGAGGAGGGATTTACACTAAAGCAGCAGATGTAGGAGCAGATCTAGTGGGAAAGGTTGAGGCAGGCATTCCTGAAGACGATCCAAGAAATCCAGCGGTTATTGCAGATCTTGTTGGCGATAATGTTGGAGATTGCGCTGGTCGTGGAGCCGACCTCTTTGAATCGACAGCCGCAGAGAACATTGGCGCAATGATCATTGGTCTGTCAATTTTCTTATTTGTTAAGAATACTACAGGGCAAGAACAATATGGGTGGATTTTCTTTCCATTAGTGGTCAGAGCTCTGGGAGTATTTGCGGCAATCATCGGTATTATGGCTGTACGAATGAGAAATGAAGAGGAGCATCCGATGAGGGCTCTCAACAGAGGTTACTACCTTTCCTGCGTTCTAGCTGCGATATTTTTCTACATAGCAGTAGATAGCATGCTTGGCAGTATAGAATACTTCTATTGCGGTCTTGTCGGCATTGCCTTGAGCATTATTATCGTTTACATAACACAGTATTACACTTCTGGAGAATGGAGACCTGTGAGAGAAATCGCTAAATCCTCTGAAACCGGTCCCGCGACTAACATCATCACAGGATTTTCAGTTGCGCTAGAGACAACAGCGATGCCCGTAATTGCCATAGGTATTGCGCTATTAGCGGCTTACCAATTGGGAGTGATGGCTGCACCCGAAGGCTCGGGAACATTCATTTACGGAATTTACGGAACTGCAGTAGCAACCATGGGCATGCTCGCAACATGCGCTTTCATTCTGGCTGAAGATACTTTTGGACCGATAACAGATAATGCTGGTGGCATTGTCGAGATGTCGGATCAACCCGAGGACATAAGAAAGAGAACAGACAGGCTCGACGCTGTTGGAAACACTACTAAGGCTCTCACAAAGGGATACGCAATGGGCTCAGCTGCGCTTGCGGCTTTTCTGCTTTTCGCAGCATACTTTGAAGAAGTGGCTAAATTGATGAATGATAAGCTAGGCAGTGGAACGTTGACGTTGGCTGATGTATTCCATGTCGACATTGCTAGTCCTCCTGTATTCGTCGGTGCTTTCATAGGAGCAATGCTCGTGTTCTTGTTTGCCTCGCTGGCAATCAGAGCCGTAGGCAAGGCAGCATACAACATGATAAGTGAAGTTCGCAGACAGTTCAGAGAAATACCTGGATTGCTTGAGGGAAAAGCTAAGCCAGATTATGCGAAGTGTGTCGATATAAGCACCAAAGGTGCATTGAAAGCTATGGTTTTGCCAGGAATACTACCAGTAGTTGTCCCGGTTACTTTTGGCTTGATATTAAGGGCATTAGGATATTCTGAGGCCGTCCAAGCAGTAGGAGCGCTTTTGATGGTGGGAACGATCTCGGGCGTACTTATGGCCACTTTGATGAACAACGGCGGAGGAGCCTGGGATAACGCCAAGAAGTATATAGAAGCTGGACATCACGGTGGAAAAGGTACCCCAGCTCACGCTGCAGCAGTTGTTGGAGACACTGTGGGAGATCCGTTCAAAGACACAGCAGGACCTTCTCTCCACGTCTTAGTGAAATTGCTTTCAACTATCACCTTGGTGTTTGCCGCTTTGTTTGTGGTCTGA
- a CDS encoding SEC59/DGK1/VTE5 family protein → MLGRGDVIGLLLVYCYVASIVAISQHIRKRYGGDAQRKFIHMATGNIVLFWWVFDQAWVMAFLAAAPFVPILLLVSPYSPIPKLRNSVLGRTTGAGHGLGLVMYAISWTILAFIFFDNRAIASIGIVAMAYGDGFGGFVGRRYGRRKLLYGKSLEGSISVFIATSVATLAVLSYYDYLFTNSMFTVAMPSVIPSIGISLGIGAFVALVELITPGDIDNIVIPILTSCVVYFTGI, encoded by the coding sequence ATGCTGGGGAGAGGCGACGTAATAGGGCTTCTACTCGTCTATTGTTACGTGGCATCAATAGTCGCAATTTCTCAACATATTAGAAAACGCTATGGTGGCGATGCGCAAAGAAAATTCATACATATGGCTACGGGAAACATTGTTCTATTTTGGTGGGTATTTGACCAAGCATGGGTTATGGCGTTTCTCGCTGCTGCGCCTTTTGTGCCAATTCTATTATTGGTGTCGCCCTATTCACCCATTCCGAAATTGCGCAATTCTGTTCTAGGTAGAACTACAGGAGCTGGGCATGGACTAGGTCTCGTGATGTATGCAATTTCCTGGACAATACTTGCCTTCATTTTCTTTGATAACCGGGCAATCGCATCTATAGGAATAGTTGCGATGGCATATGGAGACGGATTCGGCGGATTTGTTGGAAGACGTTATGGGCGCAGAAAGTTATTATATGGAAAGAGTCTTGAAGGCTCGATTTCTGTGTTTATTGCAACCTCAGTGGCAACTCTTGCTGTTCTCTCATATTACGACTACTTGTTCACTAATTCAATGTTTACAGTTGCGATGCCCAGTGTAATCCCGAGCATCGGGATCTCACTAGGCATAGGAGCTTTCGTGGCCTTGGTTGAGCTGATTACCCCAGGTGATATTGATAACATTGTCATTCCCATACTCACCTCGTGTGTCGTTTACTTTACGGGGATTTAG
- a CDS encoding 30S ribosomal protein S27ae encodes MAKKDYYQINSGKLERKKKHCPKCGPGVFLAEHADRISCGKCGYTEFKKK; translated from the coding sequence ATGGCGAAAAAGGATTATTATCAGATCAATAGCGGGAAATTGGAAAGAAAGAAGAAGCACTGCCCGAAATGCGGACCTGGGGTATTCCTGGCAGAACACGCGGACCGAATATCATGTGGCAAATGCGGATATACTGAGTTCAAAAAGAAGTAG
- a CDS encoding DNA-directed RNA polymerase has protein sequence MYLLTTQEKVVRIPPHRLGEDLDKVVKELTRESFEGKIEGNDSYTVLVRNIEPVGLGRVVHGDGAVYQKVKFEALVFRPQLHEVIEGFICEVMKFGAFVRFGPLDGLLHISQVLDDRIDVDVENQRLIGKDTKRDLKLNDKVRARIVALSLNERSPRESKIGLTMRQPGLGKFEWIEEDRKKKGGAS, from the coding sequence ATGTACTTGCTAACAACTCAGGAAAAAGTAGTTAGAATTCCTCCGCACAGGCTCGGAGAAGATCTAGACAAGGTTGTTAAGGAATTGACAAGGGAATCATTCGAAGGAAAAATCGAAGGCAATGATTCATACACAGTCTTAGTTAGAAATATTGAACCAGTGGGATTGGGGCGAGTTGTTCATGGTGATGGTGCTGTTTATCAAAAAGTGAAATTTGAAGCGCTTGTATTTCGACCACAGTTGCATGAGGTTATTGAAGGATTTATTTGTGAAGTAATGAAATTCGGTGCATTTGTGAGATTCGGTCCCCTGGACGGTCTCCTTCATATAAGTCAGGTACTTGATGATAGAATCGATGTTGACGTTGAAAATCAACGACTTATTGGGAAGGACACAAAAAGAGATTTGAAGCTGAACGATAAGGTGCGGGCGAGGATAGTTGCGTTGAGTCTTAATGAGCGATCGCCTAGGGAGAGCAAAATAGGGCTCACGATGAGGCAGCCAGGGCTTGGAAAATTTGAGTGGATTGAAGAGGATCGGAAAAAGAAGGGTGGTGCCTCGTGA
- the rps24e gene encoding 30S ribosomal protein S24e gives MKIEIIEKKENVLQQRLEVRFKIDHTGEPTPSRDAIRSKLSEILNAPKERVILTSAKTEFGRSHTVGYAKVYDSIETAKLKESKFVLVRNKLAEKEQKKQEKSTKPAPAAKK, from the coding sequence ATGAAGATCGAAATAATTGAAAAGAAAGAGAACGTTCTTCAACAAAGACTGGAGGTGCGCTTCAAGATTGATCATACTGGTGAGCCAACACCTTCACGAGATGCGATCAGATCGAAACTCTCTGAAATTCTAAATGCTCCAAAGGAGCGCGTAATTCTTACAAGTGCAAAGACTGAGTTTGGCCGATCGCATACAGTCGGATATGCCAAAGTCTATGATTCGATAGAAACGGCAAAACTCAAAGAGAGTAAATTTGTTCTCGTTAGAAACAAGCTAGCTGAAAAGGAACAGAAAAAGCAAGAAAAGAGCACAAAACCTGCGCCTGCAGCTAAGAAATAG
- a CDS encoding thymidylate kinase — MRWIVIDGIDGSGKTTCAMWIKDYYEKRGETTKVFIHPSERLCGRISRWALRKAGKIMELLAALFFIIDVFQSLYIMKSRKEGWRNIVFVRYILATAYLPEKLSEFGYKFFEKLLPVPDKLILIDVDPHIAYKRIMARNEEKEMFEELDHLHRVRDRMLRLSNGKWSILDNSNNDSESHIKLIEILTHWD, encoded by the coding sequence ATGCGGTGGATCGTGATTGATGGAATAGATGGCTCTGGAAAAACAACGTGTGCTATGTGGATCAAAGATTACTACGAAAAGAGGGGAGAGACAACGAAGGTTTTCATTCATCCGTCGGAGAGATTGTGCGGTAGAATCTCTCGCTGGGCTCTTCGAAAAGCCGGGAAAATCATGGAGCTTTTGGCAGCACTTTTCTTCATAATAGACGTATTTCAATCATTGTACATAATGAAGTCAAGGAAGGAAGGTTGGCGCAACATCGTTTTCGTGAGGTATATTTTAGCCACTGCATACCTGCCTGAGAAATTATCAGAATTTGGGTACAAGTTTTTTGAGAAATTGCTTCCTGTGCCTGATAAGCTAATACTCATTGATGTTGATCCTCACATTGCATATAAGAGAATTATGGCGCGTAATGAAGAAAAAGAAATGTTTGAAGAACTTGATCATCTGCATAGGGTTCGCGATCGCATGCTGCGATTGTCAAATGGCAAGTGGAGCATTCTTGACAATAGTAATAACGACTCGGAATCCCACATAAAGCTCATCGAGATATTGACGCACTGGGATTAG
- a CDS encoding MFS transporter — protein MTDLKRISIYLGSFIGPLSGNAVLALVPTLKAEFDASAPSVLLSITFFMIPFAFFTLFSGAISDVYDRKKTVLLGFLFYIVGSIFCAVSPNLSFFYLARIIQGFGYGFVNPVLVAILGDIVPYEERGKAMGNLGAATTAGIALGPFIAGFISIVNWRAVFLVIASMIAVIALFFRIQFMNMIFARGTQSALQVIKNLWQGIRDKKIFALSLTGFLTFIGYVSTISFVSDFLSLPPLSLKESDIGAIMATTGIAGVLAAPVGGRLTDKLGRFITPIIGYILIIVSMVLMGSTDTLFMIVVSLAVLGSGTAIVWAPLLTLSVEIKPGSRGTVSSLFNGSRFFGYSLAPIIAAPIYVSSGIEAVYLFTILLAVCASGAVWIVSIIANPSASISR, from the coding sequence GTGACAGATCTAAAAAGGATCTCGATTTATTTAGGATCGTTCATCGGTCCCCTTTCGGGTAATGCCGTATTGGCACTTGTTCCGACGCTGAAAGCAGAATTTGATGCTTCTGCGCCATCGGTCTTACTTTCAATAACTTTCTTCATGATTCCATTTGCTTTCTTCACTCTATTTTCGGGTGCGATTTCAGACGTTTACGACAGAAAGAAAACAGTCTTACTTGGCTTCCTCTTTTACATCGTTGGAAGCATCTTTTGCGCGGTGAGTCCGAATTTATCCTTTTTTTATCTTGCTAGAATTATTCAAGGCTTCGGTTATGGATTTGTGAATCCCGTTCTAGTGGCGATACTCGGGGATATTGTACCGTATGAAGAACGGGGTAAGGCAATGGGTAATCTCGGGGCGGCAACGACAGCAGGGATCGCTTTGGGTCCATTCATAGCTGGTTTCATCTCGATTGTGAATTGGCGCGCGGTATTCCTTGTTATAGCCTCAATGATCGCAGTAATTGCGCTCTTCTTCAGGATCCAATTTATGAACATGATTTTTGCGAGAGGCACTCAAAGTGCATTGCAAGTAATCAAAAATTTATGGCAAGGAATACGTGATAAGAAGATTTTTGCTTTATCTCTCACAGGTTTTCTCACCTTCATTGGCTATGTTTCTACAATATCATTCGTTTCCGATTTTCTATCTTTACCTCCATTAAGTCTAAAGGAAAGCGATATTGGAGCAATTATGGCCACCACGGGAATCGCCGGAGTACTTGCGGCACCAGTTGGGGGAAGACTAACGGACAAGCTCGGAAGATTCATTACGCCCATAATAGGCTATATTTTAATCATAGTATCAATGGTATTAATGGGATCTACGGATACCCTTTTCATGATTGTCGTATCGCTTGCAGTTCTTGGTTCGGGGACTGCGATTGTATGGGCTCCTTTGTTGACATTATCTGTGGAAATCAAACCAGGCAGTCGAGGCACGGTGTCATCGCTCTTTAACGGATCGAGATTTTTTGGATATTCTCTCGCACCGATAATCGCCGCACCGATTTATGTATCAAGCGGAATCGAAGCAGTATACTTATTTACAATACTTCTAGCAGTCTGCGCAAGTGGGGCTGTTTGGATAGTCAGTATTATCGCTAATCCCAGTGCGTCAATATCTCGATGA
- a CDS encoding ATPase domain-containing protein has translation MNFEQDSTKWTNKIVRIPSGISGLDEMIEGGFPFPSVILVSGAAGTGKTTFALKFLCKGAEIGERGLFITTLSEPTQWMLRFASQFDFIKPEYFGGDISYLDLGSIMRRMDPDKILDTIERQVAEIIPQRIVIDPITVVGNMIKSQYRLFLFDLVNMLKNWNSTTVVTGEVNPSDLYPPEIAYAVDGIILLMFSEEAGARRKYLEVLKMRGTNHLTGRQSIDITKSDGIVVLKARF, from the coding sequence TTGAATTTTGAACAAGACTCGACCAAGTGGACCAACAAAATCGTACGAATTCCATCTGGAATTTCTGGTCTCGATGAAATGATAGAAGGAGGTTTTCCATTTCCTTCAGTAATATTGGTGTCAGGAGCAGCTGGCACTGGCAAGACAACATTTGCCCTGAAGTTTTTGTGTAAAGGGGCTGAAATTGGAGAAAGAGGGTTGTTTATTACCACGCTGAGCGAGCCAACTCAATGGATGCTGAGGTTCGCATCTCAATTTGATTTTATAAAGCCCGAATATTTCGGAGGTGACATATCATACCTCGATCTTGGATCCATTATGCGAAGAATGGACCCCGACAAAATACTCGATACAATAGAACGGCAAGTTGCCGAGATTATTCCTCAAAGGATCGTAATCGATCCAATCACCGTCGTAGGAAATATGATAAAGAGTCAATACAGACTCTTTCTTTTTGATCTTGTTAATATGCTCAAGAATTGGAATTCTACAACGGTTGTCACTGGTGAAGTCAATCCTTCGGACCTCTATCCCCCTGAAATTGCTTACGCAGTTGATGGAATAATACTGCTTATGTTTTCAGAAGAAGCCGGTGCACGCCGAAAGTATCTTGAGGTGCTAAAAATGCGCGGGACGAATCATCTTACAGGACGTCAATCGATTGATATTACTAAATCAGATGGCATAGTAGTGTTGAAGGCGAGATTCTAG
- a CDS encoding GTP-dependent dephospho-CoA kinase family protein: MREQLHMPFGVLVNMEDIQSEIRNCQKLITVGDVVTSNLLQNGLLPDILIFDFRTKREHADILKDLIEKVDGTMISVKNPASHISPDLVETIRGALNEEGRIKIFVDGEEDLAALVCVALAPVGTCLIYGLPDKGMVFVRVNDNISKKAKAIICKMEECE, translated from the coding sequence ATGCGTGAGCAATTGCACATGCCCTTTGGAGTTCTTGTTAACATGGAAGATATTCAAAGCGAAATTCGGAATTGTCAGAAGTTAATCACAGTTGGGGATGTAGTGACTTCGAACCTGTTGCAAAACGGATTATTGCCTGACATATTGATTTTTGACTTCAGAACAAAGAGAGAACATGCGGATATTCTAAAAGATCTAATTGAGAAAGTTGACGGCACAATGATTTCTGTAAAAAATCCAGCATCCCATATAAGTCCCGACCTTGTTGAAACAATCAGAGGTGCACTTAATGAAGAGGGCAGGATCAAAATCTTCGTTGATGGAGAGGAGGATTTGGCTGCTCTGGTTTGTGTTGCTCTTGCCCCTGTAGGGACTTGCCTAATCTACGGGTTACCCGATAAGGGAATGGTTTTTGTAAGGGTCAATGACAATATTTCCAAGAAGGCAAAAGCCATTATTTGCAAAATGGAGGAATGTGAATGA
- a CDS encoding aconitase X catalytic domain-containing protein, with amino-acid sequence MYLTKAEERILSGEEGYGRQKAMELLVALGTIYDADHLIPITSAHLSGVSYKTIGDGGISFLAEISRDTRVEVPTTLNPAGMDLRRWKEMGVDEEFAERQLEIISYYERMGVTVSCTCTPYLTVNKPHQGDTISWAESSALSYANSVIGARTNREGGPGALAAAIIGKTPNYGLHITENRKPTIIIKAKIKAGVFSHSLLGYAVGKIVSGGIPYFTGIHPNADELKTMAAAMASSGSVAMFHVEGLTPESNHFDLSHLEKVEVTDEELKEVCESLTSGTDPELIALGCPHLSIEEMRWLAAELAQAKKNKDVDVWFCTSRYMTEKCPRETEILERFGKVVCDTCMVVAPIEKRYRFTGTNSAKACCYLPTLCSQKVTCADAIRLLEMVI; translated from the coding sequence ATGTACCTGACAAAAGCCGAGGAGAGGATATTAAGCGGAGAAGAAGGCTATGGCAGGCAAAAAGCTATGGAATTGCTGGTAGCACTCGGTACAATTTACGATGCTGATCACTTGATACCCATCACATCTGCTCATCTATCGGGCGTTTCCTACAAAACAATCGGCGATGGTGGAATTAGTTTTTTGGCCGAAATTTCGAGAGATACAAGGGTTGAGGTGCCAACAACGTTAAATCCTGCAGGCATGGATCTCAGACGATGGAAGGAAATGGGCGTGGATGAAGAATTTGCAGAAAGACAGCTCGAAATAATATCTTATTACGAAAGAATGGGAGTAACCGTGAGTTGCACTTGCACACCATACCTTACCGTAAATAAACCTCATCAAGGCGATACAATTTCCTGGGCGGAATCATCTGCTCTGTCTTATGCAAATTCAGTGATAGGGGCGAGGACGAATAGGGAGGGTGGACCTGGAGCTCTTGCCGCTGCCATAATCGGAAAGACGCCAAATTACGGTTTGCATATAACCGAAAACAGAAAGCCGACGATTATAATCAAGGCAAAAATCAAAGCTGGTGTGTTTAGTCACTCATTGCTTGGTTATGCAGTAGGAAAAATCGTTTCAGGCGGTATACCTTATTTTACCGGAATCCATCCAAATGCAGATGAACTCAAAACGATGGCTGCAGCAATGGCGTCATCAGGATCCGTGGCGATGTTTCACGTGGAAGGATTGACGCCTGAGTCAAATCATTTCGATTTATCGCATTTAGAAAAGGTTGAGGTAACTGATGAAGAACTTAAGGAAGTCTGTGAATCACTGACCTCAGGAACTGATCCTGAGCTAATCGCACTTGGTTGTCCGCACCTCTCGATTGAGGAAATGAGGTGGCTTGCTGCGGAGCTTGCTCAGGCTAAAAAGAATAAGGATGTAGATGTTTGGTTTTGCACTTCAAGATATATGACAGAAAAGTGCCCCAGAGAAACAGAAATCCTAGAACGCTTTGGCAAAGTTGTATGCGATACATGCATGGTTGTAGCGCCTATTGAAAAACGTTACAGATTCACTGGAACAAACTCAGCTAAGGCGTGTTGCTATTTGCCTACCCTCTGCTCGCAAAAAGTGACCTGTGCGGATGCAATTCGACTATTGGAGATGGTCATTTGA
- a CDS encoding cation diffusion facilitator family transporter has product MKRIKAARISVISNSILVCLKLIAGFLMFSVSMISEALHSAMDLIAAIIANYSVNKAAQPPDYDHAYGHGKYENMAGTIEALLIFFVSIIIVYEALMKILNNVGVELVEVGISIMAFSIVVNFLVSRYLSKIAEEEDSIALKADSLHLKTDVWTSAGVLFGLVGIRLTGLTVLDPLIAIGVACVILRAAYNLFIESTRGLVDEKLPPEEEMVIKNVLLDHMPSVVNFHSLRTRKSGNQRFIDLHLVVDSGMSVENSHRIADHLESEISKRLPNTSVLIHIEPSDSQRDDKDM; this is encoded by the coding sequence TTGAAGAGAATTAAGGCAGCAAGGATTTCGGTAATCAGCAATTCCATCCTTGTTTGTTTGAAATTAATAGCAGGATTCTTGATGTTTTCAGTTAGCATGATCTCCGAGGCTCTTCATTCTGCGATGGATCTCATTGCAGCGATTATTGCAAATTACTCTGTAAACAAAGCAGCCCAGCCACCTGATTATGATCATGCTTATGGCCATGGAAAATATGAAAACATGGCAGGTACAATAGAAGCATTGCTCATCTTTTTTGTCTCAATCATTATTGTTTACGAGGCTTTGATGAAAATACTGAATAATGTTGGCGTTGAATTGGTTGAAGTCGGAATTTCAATCATGGCGTTTTCCATAGTTGTAAATTTTCTTGTTTCCCGTTACTTGTCTAAGATCGCCGAAGAAGAGGATTCTATCGCCTTGAAAGCTGATTCACTCCATCTTAAGACTGATGTTTGGACATCTGCAGGTGTTCTCTTCGGTCTTGTTGGGATCCGTCTAACAGGACTAACAGTATTGGATCCATTGATAGCTATTGGTGTCGCATGCGTCATCTTGAGGGCGGCTTATAACCTATTCATTGAGTCAACAAGAGGACTCGTTGATGAGAAACTACCTCCCGAAGAGGAAATGGTCATCAAGAACGTTCTACTAGATCATATGCCTAGCGTTGTCAATTTTCATTCATTAAGAACGAGAAAATCGGGAAATCAGAGATTCATAGATCTGCACTTGGTAGTTGACTCAGGGATGAGCGTTGAGAATTCCCATAGAATTGCGGATCATCTTGAATCAGAGATATCGAAAAGGCTACCAAATACAAGTGTTCTCATCCATATTGAGCCCAGCGACTCTCAAAGGGACGATAAAGATATGTGA
- a CDS encoding DUF126 domain-containing protein codes for MILKGRGISKGKVEGRILLINSPFSFLGGVNVTNGTLLAPENLKGTSIDGRIMAFPVGKGSTVGSYAILQLKKMKKSPAAIINHRAEPIIATGAVMAGIPMIDCIDISLLRNDDRAIVNGTTGELELPDIDEVNVVSCILKRDNEILILKRSEKVGTFKGYWAGISGFVEKNEVPLETAYKEVLEEVGVSNAKLLKVGPKIWARSGNRIWAIHSYLFEVGDFDVTLDWEHTEYQWVKPHELEKYKTVPGFDMVISALLNRSDRNS; via the coding sequence TTGATTTTGAAAGGTAGAGGTATTTCTAAAGGTAAAGTGGAAGGAAGAATACTGCTCATAAATTCACCCTTTAGCTTTCTTGGTGGTGTTAATGTCACCAATGGTACTTTACTTGCACCTGAGAATTTGAAGGGGACGAGCATAGACGGAAGAATCATGGCGTTCCCTGTAGGAAAAGGAAGCACGGTTGGCTCTTATGCGATTCTTCAGCTCAAGAAGATGAAAAAATCTCCTGCCGCTATCATTAATCATAGAGCAGAACCCATTATAGCAACAGGTGCGGTAATGGCCGGAATTCCAATGATTGATTGCATAGACATATCTCTCTTGAGAAATGACGATCGCGCAATTGTAAATGGTACTACTGGTGAATTGGAACTGCCTGATATAGACGAGGTTAACGTTGTATCGTGTATTCTTAAAAGAGATAATGAAATCCTGATACTGAAACGGAGCGAAAAAGTCGGGACTTTCAAAGGGTATTGGGCCGGCATAAGTGGATTTGTGGAAAAGAACGAAGTGCCATTGGAAACAGCATACAAAGAAGTCCTCGAAGAGGTCGGAGTTTCTAATGCAAAACTCCTAAAAGTTGGACCTAAAATATGGGCGCGATCGGGGAATAGAATTTGGGCAATTCACTCCTACTTATTCGAAGTTGGCGATTTTGATGTTACATTGGACTGGGAGCATACTGAGTACCAATGGGTAAAACCGCACGAACTGGAAAAATATAAAACTGTTCCGGGGTTTGACATGGTGATTTCGGCACTATTGAATCGAAGCGATCGCAACTCCTGA
- the spt4 gene encoding transcription elongation factor subunit Spt4: MKVQRACKHCSYIAEEETCPLCGNPTSEDWQGYVIIIDHTKSEIAKRMGINVNGKFALRVR; the protein is encoded by the coding sequence GTGAAGGTGCAACGTGCGTGCAAACATTGTAGTTATATCGCTGAGGAGGAAACTTGCCCTCTGTGTGGAAATCCTACTTCTGAGGATTGGCAGGGATACGTGATCATTATAGACCATACGAAGTCTGAAATAGCAAAGAGGATGGGCATTAATGTCAATGGGAAATTCGCACTCAGGGTCAGATAA